A genomic region of Trifolium pratense cultivar HEN17-A07 linkage group LG3, ARS_RC_1.1, whole genome shotgun sequence contains the following coding sequences:
- the LOC123917199 gene encoding protein MAIN-LIKE 2-like isoform X3, which produces MEVGAADPYTTNPGPIDGSVLYDQDKHVSNAVWEGQQERGALRCHEHTSKLDQWTLKPKQIELVEKAGFGYLRSIPAISLDNPLISALVERWRRETNTFHLNVGEMTVTLKDVALLIGLAIDGEPVIGLTYTSCISVCEKYLGRAPESGYTSGGMVKLSWLKEYFSRCPDDAPMEVIEQHTRAYLLYLVGSTIFSTTTGNKVPVMYLPLFENFVRCGQYAWGAAALSFLYRSLGNASLKTQSTISGCLTLLQCWSYFHLNIGRPKLNLDMMHDRFPFVLRWKGKLSGPNANRDLVFYRKALDSLKPCDVEWLPYRNMDSMVIPDHIKSTLILGRSKTMLICFDKAERHLPDRCLRQYGMLQSIPDDVERWERKSRGVDSGVDLSGKMESELTEWMDRQLHIVDGDEGVDESEYMDWYMRITRRFIGRPISLSSEFQRTNAGLRDIAHIADTFSTKGLDPQQIESISRIRYIAHECLRDQISGPAILTATPQAEHGKRVRGKERVRRKGGAGKRLRKEDAVLYNAISEDEQPQFYGNAIEVGQLHLSHMDREMDHHAQLCTVESAVNSVHMIHADAVADNMHLCDTHLGVDQSELGYEDDENDDDVAVEFNHEDLKQEADEEIKEELNHITGEENIEELHVANEIHHQDRRPCDHIMIDDSQFCDVSHDINNTTLSDDVDEINHTHFGDVDEVDPLEINPTEEDFVNSQLSHVNDESEPSASVMAGIEVSQHPSIETHDDISQKGDCSVAV; this is translated from the exons ATGGAAGTGGGAGCAGCGGACCCTTACACAACTAATCCAGGACCAATTGATGGTTCAGTTCTATATGATCAAGACAAGCATGTATCAAATGCAGTTTGGGAAGGACAG CAGGAGCGCGGTGCCCTCAGATGTCATGAACACACTTCAAAACTTGATCAGTGGACACTTAAGCCTAAACAGATTGAATTGGTAGAGAAAGCTGGATTCGGATACTTACGGTCAATTCCAGCTATTAGTCTAGACAATCCGCTTATATCTGCTCTAGTTGAAAGGTGGAGAAGAGAAACAAACACTTTTCACTTGAATGTCGGTGAAATGACGGTAACCCTTAAAGATGTCGCACTATTGATTGGGCTCGCAATTGATGGGGAACCTGTAATAGGTCTTACGTATACCTCATGCATTTCTGTTTGTGAAAAGTATCTCGGCAGAGCACCCGAATCAGGTTACACAAGTGGTGGGATGGTGAAACTAAGTTGGTTGAAAGAGTACTTTTCTCGATGTCCTGATGATGCTCCAATGGAAGTGATAGAGCAACATACTCGTGCTTATCTTCTTTATCTCGTAGGTAGCACCATATTCTCCACCACTACAGGGAATAAGGTCCCTGTAATGTATTTGCCATTGTTTGAGAATTTTGTTCGATGTGGGCAATATGCATGGGGTGCAGCGGCATTGTCATTCTTGTATAGATCACTGGGAAATGCCTCGCTAAAAACTCAAAGCACCATTAGTGGCTGTTTAACGCTCCTGCAG TGTTGGAGTTACTTTCACCTAAATATTGGACGGCCAAAGCTCAATCTCGATATGATGCATGATCGGTTTCCCTTTGTGCTTAGATGGAAAGGAAAACTAAGTGGCCCAAATGCAAATCGCGATTTAGTGTTTTATCGGAAGGCTTTGGATTCCCTAAAGCCATGTGAT GTGGAATGGCTCCCCTACCGAAACATGGACAGTATGGTAATTCCAGATCATATCAAAAGCACTTTAATTCTTGGGAGGTCAAAGACAATGTTAATATGCTTTGACAAGGCAGAAAGACATCTTCCGGATCGATGCTTAAGGCAATATGGCATGCTTCAATCAATTCCTGATGATGTGGAGCGATGGGAGAGGAAGAGTAGAGGAGTTGATAGTGGGGTTGATTTGTCGGGGAAAATGGAATCAGAGCTTACTGAATGGATGGACCGTCAGCTCCACATTGTTGATGGTGATGAGGGTGTTGATGAAAGCGAGTACATGGATTGGTATATGAGAATTACCCGCAGGTTCATAGGGAGGCCTATTTCACTGTCATCCGAGTTTCAGAGAACG AATGCTGGTCTGAGGGATATTGCACACATAGCGGATACTTTTTCAACAAAAGGGTTAGATCCGCAACAAATCGAATCAATATCTCGGATAAGATACATTGCACATGAATGTTTGAGAGACCAAATCAGTGGTCCGGCAATATTAACAGCCACACCTCAAGCTGAACATGGAAAAAGGGTAAGAGGAAAAGAAAGGGTTAGAAGAAAAGGTGGGGCGGGTAAACGATTGCGGAAGGAAGATGCAGTTCTATATAATGCCATTAGTGAGGATGAACAACCTCAGTTCTATGGCAATGCTATCGAGGTTGGACAATTGCATCTAAGTCATATGGATAGAGAGATGGATCATCATGCACAATTATGTACTGTGGAAAGTGCAGTTAATTCTGTCCATATGATTCATGCAGACGCCGTTGCTGATAATATGCACCTCTGCGACACACACCTTGGGGTGGATCAATCTGAGCTAGGgtatgaagatgatgaaaacGACGACGATGTCGCTGTCGAGTTTAACCATGAAGATCTAAAGCAAGAGGCTGATGAAGAAATAAAGGAAGAGCTTAACCATATCACTGGTGAGGAAAATATTGAGGAGCTGCATGTAGCCAATGAGATTCATCATCAAGATCGACGGCCGTGTGATCATATCATGATAGATGATTCACAGTTTTGTGATGTAAGTCACGACATCAACAACACGACACTTTCAGATGATGTGGATGAAATCAATCACACACATTTCGGTGACGTTGACGAGGTCGATCCACTAGAAATCAATCCAACTGAAGAAGATTTTGTCAATTCTCAACTTTCTCATGTTAATGATGAAAGTGAACCATCAGCATCTGTTATGGCAGGAATAGAAGTGTCTCAACATCCTTCTATTGAAACTCATGATGATATTTCACAGAAAGGTGATTGTAGTGTTGCTGTATAG
- the LOC123917199 gene encoding protein MAIN-LIKE 2-like isoform X4 yields MEVGAADPYTTNPGPIDGSVLYDQDKHVSNAVWEGQERGALRCHEHTSKLDQWTLKPKQIELVEKAGFGYLRSIPAISLDNPLISALVERWRRETNTFHLNVGEMTVTLKDVALLIGLAIDGEPVIGLTYTSCISVCEKYLGRAPESGYTSGGMVKLSWLKEYFSRCPDDAPMEVIEQHTRAYLLYLVGSTIFSTTTGNKVPVMYLPLFENFVRCGQYAWGAAALSFLYRSLGNASLKTQSTISGCLTLLQCWSYFHLNIGRPKLNLDMMHDRFPFVLRWKGKLSGPNANRDLVFYRKALDSLKPCDVEWLPYRNMDSMVIPDHIKSTLILGRSKTMLICFDKAERHLPDRCLRQYGMLQSIPDDVERWERKSRGVDSGVDLSGKMESELTEWMDRQLHIVDGDEGVDESEYMDWYMRITRRFIGRPISLSSEFQRTNAGLRDIAHIADTFSTKGLDPQQIESISRIRYIAHECLRDQISGPAILTATPQAEHGKRVRGKERVRRKGGAGKRLRKEDAVLYNAISEDEQPQFYGNAIEVGQLHLSHMDREMDHHAQLCTVESAVNSVHMIHADAVADNMHLCDTHLGVDQSELGYEDDENDDDVAVEFNHEDLKQEADEEIKEELNHITGEENIEELHVANEIHHQDRRPCDHIMIDDSQFCDVSHDINNTTLSDDVDEINHTHFGDVDEVDPLEINPTEEDFVNSQLSHVNDESEPSASVMAGIEVSQHPSIETHDDISQKGDCSVAV; encoded by the exons ATGGAAGTGGGAGCAGCGGACCCTTACACAACTAATCCAGGACCAATTGATGGTTCAGTTCTATATGATCAAGACAAGCATGTATCAAATGCAGTTTGGGAAGGACAG GAGCGCGGTGCCCTCAGATGTCATGAACACACTTCAAAACTTGATCAGTGGACACTTAAGCCTAAACAGATTGAATTGGTAGAGAAAGCTGGATTCGGATACTTACGGTCAATTCCAGCTATTAGTCTAGACAATCCGCTTATATCTGCTCTAGTTGAAAGGTGGAGAAGAGAAACAAACACTTTTCACTTGAATGTCGGTGAAATGACGGTAACCCTTAAAGATGTCGCACTATTGATTGGGCTCGCAATTGATGGGGAACCTGTAATAGGTCTTACGTATACCTCATGCATTTCTGTTTGTGAAAAGTATCTCGGCAGAGCACCCGAATCAGGTTACACAAGTGGTGGGATGGTGAAACTAAGTTGGTTGAAAGAGTACTTTTCTCGATGTCCTGATGATGCTCCAATGGAAGTGATAGAGCAACATACTCGTGCTTATCTTCTTTATCTCGTAGGTAGCACCATATTCTCCACCACTACAGGGAATAAGGTCCCTGTAATGTATTTGCCATTGTTTGAGAATTTTGTTCGATGTGGGCAATATGCATGGGGTGCAGCGGCATTGTCATTCTTGTATAGATCACTGGGAAATGCCTCGCTAAAAACTCAAAGCACCATTAGTGGCTGTTTAACGCTCCTGCAG TGTTGGAGTTACTTTCACCTAAATATTGGACGGCCAAAGCTCAATCTCGATATGATGCATGATCGGTTTCCCTTTGTGCTTAGATGGAAAGGAAAACTAAGTGGCCCAAATGCAAATCGCGATTTAGTGTTTTATCGGAAGGCTTTGGATTCCCTAAAGCCATGTGAT GTGGAATGGCTCCCCTACCGAAACATGGACAGTATGGTAATTCCAGATCATATCAAAAGCACTTTAATTCTTGGGAGGTCAAAGACAATGTTAATATGCTTTGACAAGGCAGAAAGACATCTTCCGGATCGATGCTTAAGGCAATATGGCATGCTTCAATCAATTCCTGATGATGTGGAGCGATGGGAGAGGAAGAGTAGAGGAGTTGATAGTGGGGTTGATTTGTCGGGGAAAATGGAATCAGAGCTTACTGAATGGATGGACCGTCAGCTCCACATTGTTGATGGTGATGAGGGTGTTGATGAAAGCGAGTACATGGATTGGTATATGAGAATTACCCGCAGGTTCATAGGGAGGCCTATTTCACTGTCATCCGAGTTTCAGAGAACG AATGCTGGTCTGAGGGATATTGCACACATAGCGGATACTTTTTCAACAAAAGGGTTAGATCCGCAACAAATCGAATCAATATCTCGGATAAGATACATTGCACATGAATGTTTGAGAGACCAAATCAGTGGTCCGGCAATATTAACAGCCACACCTCAAGCTGAACATGGAAAAAGGGTAAGAGGAAAAGAAAGGGTTAGAAGAAAAGGTGGGGCGGGTAAACGATTGCGGAAGGAAGATGCAGTTCTATATAATGCCATTAGTGAGGATGAACAACCTCAGTTCTATGGCAATGCTATCGAGGTTGGACAATTGCATCTAAGTCATATGGATAGAGAGATGGATCATCATGCACAATTATGTACTGTGGAAAGTGCAGTTAATTCTGTCCATATGATTCATGCAGACGCCGTTGCTGATAATATGCACCTCTGCGACACACACCTTGGGGTGGATCAATCTGAGCTAGGgtatgaagatgatgaaaacGACGACGATGTCGCTGTCGAGTTTAACCATGAAGATCTAAAGCAAGAGGCTGATGAAGAAATAAAGGAAGAGCTTAACCATATCACTGGTGAGGAAAATATTGAGGAGCTGCATGTAGCCAATGAGATTCATCATCAAGATCGACGGCCGTGTGATCATATCATGATAGATGATTCACAGTTTTGTGATGTAAGTCACGACATCAACAACACGACACTTTCAGATGATGTGGATGAAATCAATCACACACATTTCGGTGACGTTGACGAGGTCGATCCACTAGAAATCAATCCAACTGAAGAAGATTTTGTCAATTCTCAACTTTCTCATGTTAATGATGAAAGTGAACCATCAGCATCTGTTATGGCAGGAATAGAAGTGTCTCAACATCCTTCTATTGAAACTCATGATGATATTTCACAGAAAGGTGATTGTAGTGTTGCTGTATAG
- the LOC123917199 gene encoding protein MAIN-LIKE 2-like isoform X2: MEVGAADPYTTNPGPIDGSVLYDQDKHVSNAVWEGQERGALRCHEHTSKLDQWTLKPKQIELVEKAGFGYLRSIPAISLDNPLISALVERWRRETNTFHLNVGEMTVTLKDVALLIGLAIDGEPVIGLTYTSCISVCEKYLGRAPESGYTSGGMVKLSWLKEYFSRCPDDAPMEVIEQHTRAYLLYLVGSTIFSTTTGNKVPVMYLPLFENFVRCGQYAWGAAALSFLYRSLGNASLKTQSTISGCLTLLQCWSYFHLNIGRPKLNLDMMHDRFPFVLRWKGKLSGPNANRDLVFYRKALDSLKPCDVEWLPYRNMDSMVIPDHIKSTLILGRSKTMLICFDKAERHLPDRCLRQYGMLQSIPDDVERWERKSRGVDSGVDLSGKMESELTEWMDRQLHIVDGDEGVDESEYMDWYMRITRRFIGRPISLSSEFQRTKINKCLQNAGLRDIAHIADTFSTKGLDPQQIESISRIRYIAHECLRDQISGPAILTATPQAEHGKRVRGKERVRRKGGAGKRLRKEDAVLYNAISEDEQPQFYGNAIEVGQLHLSHMDREMDHHAQLCTVESAVNSVHMIHADAVADNMHLCDTHLGVDQSELGYEDDENDDDVAVEFNHEDLKQEADEEIKEELNHITGEENIEELHVANEIHHQDRRPCDHIMIDDSQFCDVSHDINNTTLSDDVDEINHTHFGDVDEVDPLEINPTEEDFVNSQLSHVNDESEPSASVMAGIEVSQHPSIETHDDISQKGDCSVAV; encoded by the exons ATGGAAGTGGGAGCAGCGGACCCTTACACAACTAATCCAGGACCAATTGATGGTTCAGTTCTATATGATCAAGACAAGCATGTATCAAATGCAGTTTGGGAAGGACAG GAGCGCGGTGCCCTCAGATGTCATGAACACACTTCAAAACTTGATCAGTGGACACTTAAGCCTAAACAGATTGAATTGGTAGAGAAAGCTGGATTCGGATACTTACGGTCAATTCCAGCTATTAGTCTAGACAATCCGCTTATATCTGCTCTAGTTGAAAGGTGGAGAAGAGAAACAAACACTTTTCACTTGAATGTCGGTGAAATGACGGTAACCCTTAAAGATGTCGCACTATTGATTGGGCTCGCAATTGATGGGGAACCTGTAATAGGTCTTACGTATACCTCATGCATTTCTGTTTGTGAAAAGTATCTCGGCAGAGCACCCGAATCAGGTTACACAAGTGGTGGGATGGTGAAACTAAGTTGGTTGAAAGAGTACTTTTCTCGATGTCCTGATGATGCTCCAATGGAAGTGATAGAGCAACATACTCGTGCTTATCTTCTTTATCTCGTAGGTAGCACCATATTCTCCACCACTACAGGGAATAAGGTCCCTGTAATGTATTTGCCATTGTTTGAGAATTTTGTTCGATGTGGGCAATATGCATGGGGTGCAGCGGCATTGTCATTCTTGTATAGATCACTGGGAAATGCCTCGCTAAAAACTCAAAGCACCATTAGTGGCTGTTTAACGCTCCTGCAG TGTTGGAGTTACTTTCACCTAAATATTGGACGGCCAAAGCTCAATCTCGATATGATGCATGATCGGTTTCCCTTTGTGCTTAGATGGAAAGGAAAACTAAGTGGCCCAAATGCAAATCGCGATTTAGTGTTTTATCGGAAGGCTTTGGATTCCCTAAAGCCATGTGAT GTGGAATGGCTCCCCTACCGAAACATGGACAGTATGGTAATTCCAGATCATATCAAAAGCACTTTAATTCTTGGGAGGTCAAAGACAATGTTAATATGCTTTGACAAGGCAGAAAGACATCTTCCGGATCGATGCTTAAGGCAATATGGCATGCTTCAATCAATTCCTGATGATGTGGAGCGATGGGAGAGGAAGAGTAGAGGAGTTGATAGTGGGGTTGATTTGTCGGGGAAAATGGAATCAGAGCTTACTGAATGGATGGACCGTCAGCTCCACATTGTTGATGGTGATGAGGGTGTTGATGAAAGCGAGTACATGGATTGGTATATGAGAATTACCCGCAGGTTCATAGGGAGGCCTATTTCACTGTCATCCGAGTTTCAGAGAACG aaaataaacaaatgctTGCAGAATGCTGGTCTGAGGGATATTGCACACATAGCGGATACTTTTTCAACAAAAGGGTTAGATCCGCAACAAATCGAATCAATATCTCGGATAAGATACATTGCACATGAATGTTTGAGAGACCAAATCAGTGGTCCGGCAATATTAACAGCCACACCTCAAGCTGAACATGGAAAAAGGGTAAGAGGAAAAGAAAGGGTTAGAAGAAAAGGTGGGGCGGGTAAACGATTGCGGAAGGAAGATGCAGTTCTATATAATGCCATTAGTGAGGATGAACAACCTCAGTTCTATGGCAATGCTATCGAGGTTGGACAATTGCATCTAAGTCATATGGATAGAGAGATGGATCATCATGCACAATTATGTACTGTGGAAAGTGCAGTTAATTCTGTCCATATGATTCATGCAGACGCCGTTGCTGATAATATGCACCTCTGCGACACACACCTTGGGGTGGATCAATCTGAGCTAGGgtatgaagatgatgaaaacGACGACGATGTCGCTGTCGAGTTTAACCATGAAGATCTAAAGCAAGAGGCTGATGAAGAAATAAAGGAAGAGCTTAACCATATCACTGGTGAGGAAAATATTGAGGAGCTGCATGTAGCCAATGAGATTCATCATCAAGATCGACGGCCGTGTGATCATATCATGATAGATGATTCACAGTTTTGTGATGTAAGTCACGACATCAACAACACGACACTTTCAGATGATGTGGATGAAATCAATCACACACATTTCGGTGACGTTGACGAGGTCGATCCACTAGAAATCAATCCAACTGAAGAAGATTTTGTCAATTCTCAACTTTCTCATGTTAATGATGAAAGTGAACCATCAGCATCTGTTATGGCAGGAATAGAAGTGTCTCAACATCCTTCTATTGAAACTCATGATGATATTTCACAGAAAGGTGATTGTAGTGTTGCTGTATAG
- the LOC123917199 gene encoding protein MAIN-LIKE 2-like isoform X1, with translation MEVGAADPYTTNPGPIDGSVLYDQDKHVSNAVWEGQQERGALRCHEHTSKLDQWTLKPKQIELVEKAGFGYLRSIPAISLDNPLISALVERWRRETNTFHLNVGEMTVTLKDVALLIGLAIDGEPVIGLTYTSCISVCEKYLGRAPESGYTSGGMVKLSWLKEYFSRCPDDAPMEVIEQHTRAYLLYLVGSTIFSTTTGNKVPVMYLPLFENFVRCGQYAWGAAALSFLYRSLGNASLKTQSTISGCLTLLQCWSYFHLNIGRPKLNLDMMHDRFPFVLRWKGKLSGPNANRDLVFYRKALDSLKPCDVEWLPYRNMDSMVIPDHIKSTLILGRSKTMLICFDKAERHLPDRCLRQYGMLQSIPDDVERWERKSRGVDSGVDLSGKMESELTEWMDRQLHIVDGDEGVDESEYMDWYMRITRRFIGRPISLSSEFQRTKINKCLQNAGLRDIAHIADTFSTKGLDPQQIESISRIRYIAHECLRDQISGPAILTATPQAEHGKRVRGKERVRRKGGAGKRLRKEDAVLYNAISEDEQPQFYGNAIEVGQLHLSHMDREMDHHAQLCTVESAVNSVHMIHADAVADNMHLCDTHLGVDQSELGYEDDENDDDVAVEFNHEDLKQEADEEIKEELNHITGEENIEELHVANEIHHQDRRPCDHIMIDDSQFCDVSHDINNTTLSDDVDEINHTHFGDVDEVDPLEINPTEEDFVNSQLSHVNDESEPSASVMAGIEVSQHPSIETHDDISQKGDCSVAV, from the exons ATGGAAGTGGGAGCAGCGGACCCTTACACAACTAATCCAGGACCAATTGATGGTTCAGTTCTATATGATCAAGACAAGCATGTATCAAATGCAGTTTGGGAAGGACAG CAGGAGCGCGGTGCCCTCAGATGTCATGAACACACTTCAAAACTTGATCAGTGGACACTTAAGCCTAAACAGATTGAATTGGTAGAGAAAGCTGGATTCGGATACTTACGGTCAATTCCAGCTATTAGTCTAGACAATCCGCTTATATCTGCTCTAGTTGAAAGGTGGAGAAGAGAAACAAACACTTTTCACTTGAATGTCGGTGAAATGACGGTAACCCTTAAAGATGTCGCACTATTGATTGGGCTCGCAATTGATGGGGAACCTGTAATAGGTCTTACGTATACCTCATGCATTTCTGTTTGTGAAAAGTATCTCGGCAGAGCACCCGAATCAGGTTACACAAGTGGTGGGATGGTGAAACTAAGTTGGTTGAAAGAGTACTTTTCTCGATGTCCTGATGATGCTCCAATGGAAGTGATAGAGCAACATACTCGTGCTTATCTTCTTTATCTCGTAGGTAGCACCATATTCTCCACCACTACAGGGAATAAGGTCCCTGTAATGTATTTGCCATTGTTTGAGAATTTTGTTCGATGTGGGCAATATGCATGGGGTGCAGCGGCATTGTCATTCTTGTATAGATCACTGGGAAATGCCTCGCTAAAAACTCAAAGCACCATTAGTGGCTGTTTAACGCTCCTGCAG TGTTGGAGTTACTTTCACCTAAATATTGGACGGCCAAAGCTCAATCTCGATATGATGCATGATCGGTTTCCCTTTGTGCTTAGATGGAAAGGAAAACTAAGTGGCCCAAATGCAAATCGCGATTTAGTGTTTTATCGGAAGGCTTTGGATTCCCTAAAGCCATGTGAT GTGGAATGGCTCCCCTACCGAAACATGGACAGTATGGTAATTCCAGATCATATCAAAAGCACTTTAATTCTTGGGAGGTCAAAGACAATGTTAATATGCTTTGACAAGGCAGAAAGACATCTTCCGGATCGATGCTTAAGGCAATATGGCATGCTTCAATCAATTCCTGATGATGTGGAGCGATGGGAGAGGAAGAGTAGAGGAGTTGATAGTGGGGTTGATTTGTCGGGGAAAATGGAATCAGAGCTTACTGAATGGATGGACCGTCAGCTCCACATTGTTGATGGTGATGAGGGTGTTGATGAAAGCGAGTACATGGATTGGTATATGAGAATTACCCGCAGGTTCATAGGGAGGCCTATTTCACTGTCATCCGAGTTTCAGAGAACG aaaataaacaaatgctTGCAGAATGCTGGTCTGAGGGATATTGCACACATAGCGGATACTTTTTCAACAAAAGGGTTAGATCCGCAACAAATCGAATCAATATCTCGGATAAGATACATTGCACATGAATGTTTGAGAGACCAAATCAGTGGTCCGGCAATATTAACAGCCACACCTCAAGCTGAACATGGAAAAAGGGTAAGAGGAAAAGAAAGGGTTAGAAGAAAAGGTGGGGCGGGTAAACGATTGCGGAAGGAAGATGCAGTTCTATATAATGCCATTAGTGAGGATGAACAACCTCAGTTCTATGGCAATGCTATCGAGGTTGGACAATTGCATCTAAGTCATATGGATAGAGAGATGGATCATCATGCACAATTATGTACTGTGGAAAGTGCAGTTAATTCTGTCCATATGATTCATGCAGACGCCGTTGCTGATAATATGCACCTCTGCGACACACACCTTGGGGTGGATCAATCTGAGCTAGGgtatgaagatgatgaaaacGACGACGATGTCGCTGTCGAGTTTAACCATGAAGATCTAAAGCAAGAGGCTGATGAAGAAATAAAGGAAGAGCTTAACCATATCACTGGTGAGGAAAATATTGAGGAGCTGCATGTAGCCAATGAGATTCATCATCAAGATCGACGGCCGTGTGATCATATCATGATAGATGATTCACAGTTTTGTGATGTAAGTCACGACATCAACAACACGACACTTTCAGATGATGTGGATGAAATCAATCACACACATTTCGGTGACGTTGACGAGGTCGATCCACTAGAAATCAATCCAACTGAAGAAGATTTTGTCAATTCTCAACTTTCTCATGTTAATGATGAAAGTGAACCATCAGCATCTGTTATGGCAGGAATAGAAGTGTCTCAACATCCTTCTATTGAAACTCATGATGATATTTCACAGAAAGGTGATTGTAGTGTTGCTGTATAG